GCAGCTCAATTGGATGTTATATATATTGAAAAAAAGCTAAACGCGGTATATATTGTAGTATATATCACAATCCAGGAGGTTTTGATATGGATACCGCAAAAATCTTTGAAAACGGTAGAAGCCAAGCTGTACGACTGCCAAAAGAATATCGATTCTCAGGCGATGATGTGTTTATAAAAAAAATAGACGACGTGGTAATGCTCATACCAAAAGATAAAGTATGGAAAATATTTCATGAATCGTTAGATAGATTCTCCGAGGATATGGTTTTCTCCAGAGATCAAGAAGTCCCACAAGAACGAGAGTTGTTGTAGATGAGGTATCTATTAGATACAAACATCTGTATATACATATTAAATAACAAATATCGGAAAATTATGAGTCGTATTGAAAATGCAGGAATTGAAGAAATTGCACTATCAACTATGACAATTGCTGAATTAGCTCTCGGAGTAGAAAAGAGTAAAAAACAAGATGAAAATAGAATTGCTCTAATGGAGTTTCTTCTCCCGTTTAGAATTCTGGATTTCGATCAGAATGATGCTTACTCCTATGCAATAATAAGAGCTGATTTAGAGAAGAAAGGAAATATAATAGGAAATATGGATCTTTTAATAGGCTCACAGGCTATAAGTCGTGGATTATGTTTAGTGACGAATAATGTCAATGAGTTTGTGAGAATTGAAGGATTAGAAATAGAAAATTGGATTGAATAGCTATTAAGAGGAATATTTGAGAAAGAAAAAACGCCTAATACTACGGTGATCAAATATATAACCAGCAATTGGAGCAGATGTGGCTACTGTCATGGTTTGTGCTCTATGCGGGAACGGCAAACAATAGTTTTGAGTTGTTCTGGTGAATAGGTGGAGTTATACTGCAAGATAGTTGCAGCACAAACACA
This region of Marispirochaeta aestuarii genomic DNA includes:
- the vapB gene encoding type II toxin-antitoxin system antitoxin VapB, whose amino-acid sequence is MDTAKIFENGRSQAVRLPKEYRFSGDDVFIKKIDDVVMLIPKDKVWKIFHESLDRFSEDMVFSRDQEVPQERELL
- the vapC gene encoding type II toxin-antitoxin system tRNA(fMet)-specific endonuclease VapC codes for the protein MRYLLDTNICIYILNNKYRKIMSRIENAGIEEIALSTMTIAELALGVEKSKKQDENRIALMEFLLPFRILDFDQNDAYSYAIIRADLEKKGNIIGNMDLLIGSQAISRGLCLVTNNVNEFVRIEGLEIENWIE